From the Dehalococcoidia bacterium genome, one window contains:
- the tenA gene encoding thiaminase II, with the protein MGFSDELRSRAAPIWEREQSHPFVTGIGDGSLSLDSFKYYMQQDYVFLIDFCRAISLGVAKAPQMSDMGWFATLIHETLNTEMSLHVSFCADFGITEEELLATEPSPTTWAYTRHMINTAYNGTVGEVASVILPCSWGYCEIGQKLYAQGLPDNQPLYGRWIETYNAPEFEELAIWLRGFVDRHADGVGPAELAAMERAFMVSSQYEYMFWDAAWRMEGWPVSS; encoded by the coding sequence ATGGGATTCTCAGACGAACTCAGGAGCCGCGCAGCACCCATTTGGGAGCGTGAGCAGAGTCATCCCTTCGTCACGGGTATCGGCGACGGGTCCCTGTCCCTCGACAGTTTCAAGTACTACATGCAGCAAGACTACGTGTTCCTGATCGACTTTTGCCGCGCCATCTCGCTTGGGGTTGCCAAGGCGCCGCAGATGAGTGACATGGGCTGGTTCGCTACCCTGATTCACGAGACATTGAACACAGAAATGTCCCTTCACGTCAGTTTCTGCGCGGACTTCGGGATCACTGAAGAGGAACTCCTGGCAACTGAACCCTCTCCGACGACATGGGCGTACACGCGGCACATGATCAACACAGCCTACAATGGGACAGTCGGCGAGGTCGCCTCCGTGATCCTGCCATGCTCGTGGGGATACTGTGAGATCGGTCAGAAGCTGTACGCCCAAGGCCTTCCAGATAATCAGCCTCTCTACGGGCGATGGATCGAAACATACAACGCTCCGGAATTCGAGGAACTGGCCATCTGGCTTCGCGGCTTCGTCGACCGGCACGCCGATGGGGTCGGCCCCGCAGAACTTGCAGCCATGGAACGCGCTTTCATGGTGAGCAGCCAGTACGAGTACATGTTCTGGGACGCCGCCTGGCGAATGGAGGGCTGGCCTGTCTCTAGCTAG
- the glpK gene encoding glycerol kinase GlpK → MVDTGYIIAIDQGTTGTTAMLIDSTGAPLWTTGRDIRQIYPRPGWVEHSPVELFESCLETIDELLEIAELHPRSIAGLGITNQRETLVMWDRRTGEPVSNAIVWQCRRTAQLCDSLKSQGYGDVVRQKTGLPIDAYFTGTKIRWLLDEIPDGQRRAASGDLACGTVDSWLIWNFTNKLVHATDVTNAGRTMLFNIDTLDWDDDLLAMLDIPKAVLPEVRSSSEVYGHVAGDLSYGQPVPIAGVAGDQHASLFGQCCFAPGSTKNTYGTGCFALTNTGTERVDSSSGLLTTIGWGIGGEVNYALEGSVFSAGATIQWLRDGLGLMETSAESESLAAEVEDNGGVYLVPAFSGLGAPYWDMYARGTIVGLTRGTTRSHISRAALESIAYQTHDILDLMQKEGGTAISSLRVDGGATDNNLLMQFQADILGVPIQRSAIKETTALGAGYLAGLAVGTWNSSEELEALWEADATFHPAMDESQREAHYSDWQRAVERSRNWAS, encoded by the coding sequence ATGGTTGACACTGGTTACATAATTGCTATCGACCAGGGCACAACTGGCACAACTGCCATGTTGATCGACTCAACGGGCGCCCCATTGTGGACGACCGGTAGGGACATTCGACAGATCTACCCACGGCCCGGCTGGGTCGAACACAGCCCCGTCGAGCTATTCGAGTCGTGCCTTGAGACCATAGATGAACTTCTCGAAATAGCGGAGCTGCATCCACGATCCATTGCCGGCCTGGGTATCACCAATCAGCGAGAGACCCTGGTCATGTGGGACCGTCGAACGGGCGAACCAGTTTCCAACGCCATCGTCTGGCAGTGCCGTCGTACCGCTCAACTCTGCGACTCCCTGAAGTCACAAGGCTACGGGGACGTAGTCCGCCAAAAGACTGGGCTGCCCATCGACGCATACTTCACGGGAACAAAGATACGATGGCTCCTTGACGAAATCCCCGATGGGCAACGGCGGGCTGCCAGTGGAGACCTGGCCTGTGGCACGGTCGACTCCTGGCTGATTTGGAACTTTACCAACAAACTGGTCCACGCCACTGATGTCACAAATGCCGGCAGAACGATGCTGTTCAACATCGATACACTCGACTGGGACGATGACCTGCTGGCGATGCTCGATATCCCGAAGGCAGTCCTGCCAGAGGTGAGATCGTCAAGCGAGGTGTACGGACATGTCGCTGGCGACCTGTCCTATGGTCAGCCAGTGCCCATTGCTGGCGTTGCGGGAGACCAGCACGCCTCCCTCTTCGGGCAGTGCTGTTTCGCGCCCGGTTCTACGAAGAACACTTATGGGACCGGTTGCTTCGCTCTCACGAACACCGGGACTGAACGCGTCGACTCTAGCTCAGGACTCTTGACCACAATAGGCTGGGGAATAGGCGGCGAGGTCAATTACGCATTGGAGGGTAGCGTCTTCTCTGCCGGAGCTACCATTCAATGGCTGCGGGATGGGTTAGGTCTTATGGAGACGTCCGCAGAGTCCGAATCCTTGGCGGCAGAGGTAGAAGACAATGGCGGCGTGTACCTTGTGCCCGCGTTCTCTGGCCTGGGGGCCCCATACTGGGATATGTACGCGCGCGGCACCATCGTTGGGTTGACCAGGGGGACAACAAGGTCACACATCTCCCGGGCTGCGCTGGAGTCGATTGCCTACCAGACCCACGATATACTCGACCTGATGCAGAAGGAAGGGGGTACTGCCATCTCTTCCCTTCGCGTGGACGGTGGCGCAACTGACAATAACCTCCTGATGCAATTCCAGGCAGACATCCTAGGCGTCCCGATCCAGCGGTCTGCGATAAAAGAGACCACTGCCCTGGGAGCCGGATACCTGGCAGGTCTTGCAGTCGGGACCTGGAACAGCTCCGAAGAGCTTGAAGCCCTGTGGGAGGCGGATGCGACCTTCCATCCAGCTATGGACGAGAGTCAGCGAGAGGCCCATTACTCCGACTGGCAGCGCGCTGTGGAAAGGTCTAGGAACTGGGCGTCCTGA
- a CDS encoding MBL fold metallo-hydrolase, with protein MPNYICKTCGVQFAESSEPPGECPICLDPRQYVGWDGQQWTTMDELIRDGYRNDVREEEPNLIGIGISPSFTIGQRALLVQTPHGNVLYDCVSLLDDSAIAAINAAGGIDYICFSHPHFYDSNVEYSRAFGGAPIIIPEADREHVMRPDPAIEYWDGEPLELVPGVTLIQCGGHFDGSAVLHWADGADGAGALFVGDSITVVPDRRFVSFMTSYPNLIPMSEAKVDAILDAVAPFEFDRIYGGWWGRNVMSGAKEAVLRSAERYIQHMAGE; from the coding sequence ATGCCCAACTATATCTGCAAGACCTGTGGTGTGCAGTTTGCTGAATCATCAGAGCCTCCTGGCGAATGTCCGATCTGCCTGGACCCTAGACAATACGTGGGATGGGACGGGCAGCAGTGGACAACCATGGACGAGCTTATCCGGGATGGATATCGAAACGACGTCCGAGAGGAGGAGCCCAATCTTATTGGCATCGGCATTTCACCCTCCTTCACCATCGGACAGAGAGCGCTGCTCGTCCAGACACCGCATGGCAATGTGTTGTACGACTGCGTCAGCCTTTTGGATGACTCCGCCATTGCAGCGATAAATGCTGCCGGCGGAATCGACTACATTTGCTTTTCGCACCCTCACTTCTATGACAGCAATGTTGAGTACAGCCGGGCTTTTGGTGGTGCTCCAATCATAATCCCCGAAGCAGACCGCGAGCATGTCATGCGTCCAGACCCAGCTATCGAATACTGGGATGGAGAACCACTGGAGCTTGTTCCTGGTGTGACGCTCATTCAGTGTGGAGGGCATTTCGACGGCAGCGCCGTGCTGCACTGGGCTGACGGAGCAGACGGCGCGGGAGCGCTGTTTGTAGGAGACAGTATAACGGTGGTGCCTGACAGGCGATTCGTGAGCTTCATGACGAGCTACCCGAACCTGATTCCGATGTCGGAGGCAAAGGTTGACGCGATTCTCGACGCTGTCGCACCATTCGAGTTCGATCGCATCTACGGAGGCTGGTGGGGGAGGAATGTAATGTCTGGCGCCAAAGAGGCTGTTCTCCGGTCAGCGGAGCGATACATCCAGCATATGGCTGGAGAGTAG
- a CDS encoding sigma 54-interacting transcriptional regulator: MGAASRPETIGDLRASGYQVLTVKQELRRNLIRKIQANEELFPGIVGFHESVIPQLENAILAGQDIILLGERGQAKSRLIRHMVELLDEAIPSIEGCELNDNPFDPICPECKEKIAESGDDVQVAWVSREDRYAEKLATPDITVADLIGEIDPIKVAEGRYLSDELAIHYGLIPRTNRGIFSINELPDLSERIQVSLFNLMQERDVQIKGYRIMLPIDVMLVSSANPEDYTNRGRIITPLKDRYGAQIRTHYPRDIEEEIQIMEQEHTRFDDVDDVVVVPQYMKEVIAEITSLARRSPEVNQRSGVSLRVSIANYETVIGSAFKRSLRLQETASPRVSDLPAIVASTNGKVEMESVEEGREFKVVDGLVKKAVQNMFSRYFTARDFEAVLTRFDEGLTIQAGTDIPSQSYVDSLPQMADMKEMIAKIEESNDPSAIASAMEFVLEGLYLNRRLNRDQTAGHIVFSA, from the coding sequence ATGGGGGCAGCCTCCCGTCCTGAAACTATTGGCGACCTTCGTGCTTCCGGCTACCAGGTATTAACTGTGAAGCAAGAGCTCAGACGTAACCTGATTCGCAAGATCCAGGCGAATGAAGAGCTGTTCCCTGGGATAGTTGGGTTCCACGAGTCGGTCATTCCACAGTTGGAGAATGCGATTCTTGCCGGACAGGACATTATCCTTCTCGGGGAACGCGGTCAGGCCAAGTCCAGGCTCATCCGACACATGGTCGAACTACTGGATGAGGCTATACCCAGCATCGAGGGCTGTGAATTAAACGACAACCCCTTTGACCCGATCTGCCCGGAGTGCAAGGAAAAGATCGCCGAGTCCGGTGACGATGTGCAGGTCGCCTGGGTCTCCCGGGAAGACAGGTACGCCGAAAAGCTGGCAACACCTGACATCACCGTCGCAGATCTCATTGGCGAGATCGACCCGATCAAGGTGGCGGAGGGACGGTACCTGTCTGACGAACTCGCAATTCACTATGGCCTGATCCCACGCACAAACAGGGGAATATTCAGCATCAATGAACTTCCCGACCTCTCTGAGAGGATTCAGGTCAGCCTCTTCAACCTAATGCAGGAGCGCGATGTCCAGATCAAGGGATACCGCATCATGCTCCCAATCGATGTGATGCTCGTATCCAGCGCCAACCCCGAGGACTACACCAATCGCGGTCGTATCATCACGCCGCTAAAGGACCGTTACGGCGCTCAAATCAGGACCCACTATCCTCGCGACATCGAAGAAGAGATTCAAATCATGGAGCAGGAGCACACCAGGTTCGACGATGTTGACGATGTTGTTGTTGTCCCGCAGTACATGAAGGAAGTGATCGCGGAGATTACCAGCCTCGCAAGGCGGAGCCCTGAAGTAAACCAGCGTTCAGGCGTCAGTCTCCGGGTTTCGATTGCCAACTACGAAACCGTCATCGGCAGCGCGTTCAAGAGAAGCCTCAGACTTCAGGAAACAGCCAGCCCAAGAGTTAGCGACCTACCGGCCATAGTCGCCTCCACGAACGGCAAAGTAGAAATGGAAAGCGTCGAAGAGGGCCGCGAGTTCAAGGTTGTGGACGGACTCGTCAAGAAGGCCGTACAGAACATGTTCAGCCGGTACTTTACGGCTCGTGACTTCGAAGCCGTCTTGACCAGGTTCGATGAGGGACTGACTATCCAGGCCGGAACCGACATTCCTTCCCAATCCTACGTGGACAGTCTCCCACAGATGGCAGACATGAAGGAGATGATCGCGAAGATCGAGGAGTCCAACGATCCCTCGGCGATTGCCTCGGCTATGGAGTTCGTGCTCGAGGGTCTGTACCTGAACAGGCGTCTAAACAGAGACCAGACAGCAGGTCACATAGTCTTTTCTGCATAG
- a CDS encoding endonuclease III produces MAARRPRVKAADVMSQLGGEYGPEEWVPRYNPAEELVYTILSQHTSDINSERAFLNLMSVFGTLESIADAPEDEIEVAIRSGGLSKQKSVRIKQVLNIVRDDVGSFDLSFLGEMPLDDAKAWLKDLPGVGPKTAAIILCFSLGMPAMPVDTHIYRVSQRLGLIGKKISADKAHDILEPMVEPEDVFAFHMYLIKHGRQVCKAQRPRCTECVLAWGCPSNGKITGTRKKRRPRRKSAAGRS; encoded by the coding sequence ATGGCAGCCCGACGCCCAAGGGTGAAAGCCGCAGATGTCATGTCGCAGCTAGGCGGGGAATATGGGCCAGAGGAATGGGTGCCGAGGTACAACCCTGCAGAGGAGTTGGTCTACACAATTCTGTCGCAGCACACTTCGGACATCAACTCCGAGAGGGCCTTTCTGAACCTCATGAGTGTGTTCGGCACGCTGGAGTCAATAGCCGATGCGCCAGAAGATGAGATCGAGGTAGCTATAAGGTCAGGGGGCCTGTCCAAACAGAAGTCCGTTCGTATCAAGCAGGTTCTCAACATAGTTAGGGATGACGTAGGGTCCTTCGACCTCTCATTTCTCGGTGAGATGCCACTGGACGATGCGAAGGCGTGGCTCAAGGACCTTCCCGGAGTGGGCCCGAAGACTGCGGCGATTATCTTGTGCTTCTCACTCGGTATGCCCGCGATGCCAGTAGACACGCACATCTATCGTGTATCACAGCGACTCGGTCTAATCGGCAAGAAGATCTCAGCGGATAAGGCGCATGACATCCTGGAGCCTATGGTCGAGCCTGAGGACGTGTTCGCCTTTCACATGTACCTGATCAAACATGGCCGTCAGGTGTGCAAGGCTCAACGACCAAGATGCACAGAGTGCGTCCTTGCCTGGGGCTGCCCTTCGAACGGCAAGATCACCGGAACTCGCAAGAAGCGACGACCACGAAGGAAGTCCGCTGCGGGACGCTCCTAG
- a CDS encoding HEAT repeat domain-containing protein — protein MTLDLVVDDLGNPDGPIRHTDLAQLSGLTRARVPEVMSSFAKAPEERRRELVDRMIELAEDNIELDFTAVLRACLRDRDAQVRARAAQGLWDSEDRTLVRPLIDLLLKDEAPAVREAAATALAKFAELASEGRLVKRDVQRIGDALLTVVGREDEHVGTQCRAIEALAPLDSAQVHSIIEEAYAGSDVRLRQSAIFAMGRSSDSRWLPTVIKEMRNPDAALRYEAATACGFLGEDDTLPYLISLLNDEDSQVQLAAVRSLGAIGGDLARRALMQAMRRGDDAIEEAAEEALALIDFDDDPLGFRFEG, from the coding sequence ATGACCCTTGACCTAGTGGTAGACGACCTAGGCAACCCTGACGGTCCCATCAGACATACAGACCTAGCCCAGCTATCCGGGCTTACCAGAGCCAGGGTGCCGGAAGTCATGTCATCTTTCGCAAAGGCACCAGAGGAGCGCAGGCGCGAGCTTGTCGATCGCATGATCGAGCTGGCGGAAGACAATATCGAGCTGGACTTCACGGCCGTGCTGCGCGCCTGTCTTCGGGACAGAGACGCCCAAGTCCGGGCGAGGGCAGCACAAGGCCTCTGGGACTCTGAGGACCGGACGCTCGTTCGCCCACTCATCGACCTTCTCCTAAAAGACGAGGCCCCTGCGGTTCGTGAGGCGGCGGCGACGGCCCTGGCTAAGTTTGCTGAACTAGCCAGCGAAGGCAGGCTTGTGAAGAGAGACGTTCAGAGGATAGGCGACGCTCTCCTAACAGTGGTCGGGCGAGAAGACGAACATGTTGGCACTCAGTGCAGAGCAATTGAGGCATTGGCCCCGCTGGACTCGGCTCAGGTCCACTCAATCATAGAAGAGGCCTATGCCGGTTCTGATGTCAGGCTCAGGCAGAGCGCGATTTTCGCAATGGGTAGAAGCTCGGACTCCAGATGGCTGCCAACAGTCATCAAGGAGATGAGAAACCCCGATGCCGCGCTCAGGTACGAGGCGGCGACCGCGTGCGGATTCCTGGGTGAAGATGACACCCTGCCCTATCTGATCAGCCTTCTCAACGATGAAGACAGTCAGGTGCAGCTCGCTGCCGTCAGGTCCCTGGGAGCTATTGGCGGTGACCTGGCTCGAAGAGCGCTTATGCAGGCGATGAGAAGAGGTGATGACGCGATTGAGGAGGCAGCCGAAGAAGCGCTGGCGTTGATTGACTTCGACGACGATCCATTAGGGTTCCGCTTTGAAGGATGA